The Candidatus Equadaptatus faecalis genome includes the window GTGCGAATTCCACGGCGATGGGGTATGGTACGACCTCCAGCGGCAATTATTCCACGTCGATGGGGTATGGTACGACCGCCGAAGGAGAATATTCCACGTCGATGGGGTATGGTACGACCGCCAGCGGAGTGGCTTCCACGGCGATGGGGTATAATACGAACGCCAGCGGAGACGATTCCACGGCGATGGGCCAAAGTACGAACGCCAGCGGAGTGGCTTCCACGGCGATGGGGTGTGGTACGAACGCCAGCGGCGATTATTCCACGGCGATGGGGATTGAGACGATCGCCAATGGAGGCACGTCCATGGCAATGGGAGTTGGATCAAATGCTGTTGGGGAATCTTCCTTTGCCGGCGGCGGATATTATAATTTGACCGACGATACCAGTACAGCCGGCGGCAGTGCATACGGCAGAAGTTCATTCGCATTTGGAGAAGGAGCGGTTGCCGGTGTTGCAGGAGACGCAGATACCTACGCCGGAGTAATAGCGCTTGGCAACAACGCCAAAGCGGTACATGCAAACTCAGTAGCTTTAGGCAACAATGCCGAAACAAAAGATAAAGCGGACATATCAAGCGCGACAATAAACGGCACAACCTACACATTCGGTGGAGGAACAACAGCAGAAGGCGTAGTATCGGTAGGAAGCGGCGGACATCTGAAACAAATAGTCAACGTTGCCAACGGTGCTGTTACGGCAGACTCAACCGACGCGATAACCGGTGCACAGCTTTACGTTACCAACAGCAACCTGATAAAAAGCTTTGCGACAGGAACAAGCGGTAATATTACGGCAGAAAAAGTCAACGGTGAAGTACTTGAAGTGGCGCAGATGCAAGACAACGCGATATCAGGAGCAAGCCTTGACGGAAACACACTTAAATTTACGCTCAAAGACCGCTACACGGGAACAGAAACTCCGGACGCGGTGAACGTTGACCTGAGCGGACTTCGCACGCCTGTGGTACTTAACGGAAGTATGATAAAAAGCTTTGTTAACGGCAAAAACACATCGATTGACCTTATTCCGGACACGACAGAACCTGATAAAGTCAACGTAGTCATAAAAACCACAGACACAGCGTACTTTGACAAAATGACGGCAGGGGCGTCATTTGACGCGGCAAACAGAACAGACATACTGCCAGACGGAATATCAATAGTCAAAGACAGCATAGCAGACACGGCAAAACTTACGTCAGACACGCTCAGAGTGGGAGGAAAAGACTACATCACCCCGGCCGGCATTAACGCCAACAATCAGAAAATAACCAACACAGCGGACGGAAACATAGAGTCAGGCTCAAAAGACGCAATTAACGGCGGACAGCTGTATGATTACAGCAAAGTCAAAATTATCGGCAGCGAAGAAACTGTTTTGAGTGAAAACCTCAACAGCGGCGGCGGCATAGAAATAGCAGCCGGAGAAAACATTGAGTTTTCAACAAGCGGCAACAAACTGACAATCAACGCGACAGGCGGAAGCGGCGGATATGACGCGAAAGCGGTACACTACGACACCGATGAAGACGGCAACAGACTGAACAGCGTAACGCTGAAAGACACGGAGGATGGAACAGAAACGGCAGTAACGCTTCACAACGTAGCGGCTGGTACGCAAGACACAGACGCTGTTAACCTCAAACAAATGAAAGACGCGATAGGTTCCGGAGTAGGGTCACGCGGAGTGGCGTACGATGACGATACGAGAGAAACTATAACACTCGGCAACGGAACAGGAACGCCTGCGAAAATCACCAACCTTATGGCGGGAGAAGTATCGCCGACATCAACGGATGCAATCAACGGCGCGCAGCTTTACGCGAGAGACCTTGCGATAAACGCCAACACGCAGGAAATCCGCGAAGTCGGCGCAATATCGGCGGCACTTGCCGGACTGCACTTTGTAGAACCGTCAGGCGAAAACGGCGACAAACTTGTAGGAGCGGTGGCGTACGGTGGATACAGAGGCGCTAACGCGGAAGCGATAGGACTTGCCTACAAACCGAATCCGAATATGATGCTCTCAGCGTCAACGTCAATAAGCAACGGAAACGACAGCCAGAACGCGTACAACGTCGGTTTCAGCCTGAAATTCGGCAAGGGCGAAACGGCGGTAACGCGCGCGGCGCTTCAGAAACAGGTGAAATATCTGAACGGCGAAATTGAAACGCTGAAGAACGACAAGGCAGCACAGGGCGAACTTATCAAGCAGCTGCTTGAAAGGATTGAAAAACTGGAGAATAAATAATAGACAACAAGCAAAATAAACAACAAGCGGCTTGGGAAAAATAATCCCAAGCCGTTTTTAATTTCTGCCGCAGTTGATTTTTTTTACTGACAGCCGACGGCGCGAGCGAAGCGAGCAATGCGGTTCTAACTTCAAACGTCCGCTTTAGCGGACACTACAATTGTTTTTTATGGTAATTGTATTTTATAGTAATTGTTTTTTTGGGTCATTGCTCCTTATAGTCATTGGTTTTTAGGCGCCGGCGGCGCAAAGCGCCAATACCGCCGTTTATTTTATAATCCGTTCGGCAGTTTGCAGAATTTCGCGTGCCGCGTCCGGACGGGCTATTCTTTTTGCGTTTTTGGTCAGCGCCGCTAGTTTTTGAGGGTTGTTCAGTATCAGTTCCGCAGTTTCCGCGGCTTTTTCCGCGTTGTCAAGCTTTAAAGCCGCGCCTTCGCTGCATACACAGCGGAGGTTGCATTCCTCCTGTCCCGGAACGGGGTCCATGATCAGCAGAGGCAGTCCGCAGGCAAGTGTTTCCGCAAGCGTCAGACCTCCCGGCTTGATTATTCCGAGGTCTGCCGCGCGGTAAAATTCTTCTATGTTGTCCACATAGCCTTCAATCCGCACGTTTTCATCGGCTTTGTAGATTTTTTCAAGTTTTTTTCTCAGGCTTTTGTTGTTTCCGCAGATTACAACCGTCAGCCGGTCTTTGCGTTTTGCAAGAGACGCGGCGATTTTTTCTATGCTTCCGGCGCCTATTCCGCCGCCGCTTACAAGTATGACGCGCCTGTTTTTGTCAATGCCGAGTTTTTCCCGCGCGGTTTCTTTTGATGGCGCGGTTTCAAATTTTGCAGCAACGGGTATTCCGCTGTTGTACACGTTTTCTATGTTTTCTTTCGCGTACTGTCCGAGCGCCGTACGGCTCGGCACGAAGCTTGCCGCGTATATGTCCGACCTCTGGAATATGTGGGTTTCATAGTCGGTGTTGACGAAAAATACGGGTATGTCAGGATTTCTTTTTGCAAAATGCTCCGCTCCGAAGTAGTGGGTGAAGAAGACGGCTTCCGCGTTCATTTCGCGAACGCGGCGTTCGGCTTTTGAGATGTACATTTTGCAGAGAAGTTTGTGCGCCAAATCGCAGCAGAATTTTGTAACGCCGGGTTTGTCCGAGCCCCAGTACGATTTTCCCCAAAGCCACGGCCACCAGCGCACCGTCCATAGATAGTAGTTTGAAAGTCCTGCATGAAGCAGCTTGGGCACGCAGTCAAGAATATCGGCGCAGAGTGACTGTCCGTCAGGATTGTCAAGTTTGAACCGTTCGGCGAGGTTTTCAGCCGCCGTACGGTGTCCCGTGCCTTCCGAAGCGTAAAAAACTGCGATACTTTTCATGACAGCAAGATTATAGTACAAAAAAAGCGATAAATAGTATAATGTTCTCGAGAGAAAAGGGGAGAACGCATATGAAACAGGCAGTAGTGGAGATAGGGACGAATTCGGTCAAGTACACCGTTGCGGAGCTTTCGGACGGAGTCGTTTCCTTTGTGAAGGACGTCAATACCGTGACGCGGCTCGGCGAGGGGCTGAAGGACAGCGGGATGCTTTCCGCGGAAGCGATGGAGCGCACCGCCCGCGTTGTTGCGGATTACGTGGAGCAGGCTCACGAAGACGGCGCCGAGCAGATTGAGGTGGTCGGGACGATGGCTCTGCGTTCTGCCGGAAACAGCAGCAGATTTGAAGTAAGGGTGAAGGAACTTGCCCATATAGGACTGCGTATCATTTCCGGCGAGGAGGAAGCAAGGCTTTCTTTTGAGTCTGTTCTTTGCGAAGTGCCGAAATCTGTGCTGCGCGACCTGCTTGTTTTTGATCTCGGGGGCGGCAGCACGGAGTTTGTATATTCGTGTTTCGGCAAAATTACGAGGGCTTTCAGCGTAAATATCGGCTCCGTGGAGCTGACGGAAAAATTTCTGCCCGAAGCCCCCGCTCCTTTAAGCGCTGTTTCGCGTCTTAAAGCCGTTATAAGGGCAGAACTTGTCAAAAATGGTGTGAAAGGTCGTCCGGCGTGTCTTGTGGGGACAGGGGGCAATTTAACGACGCTTTTCATGCTTAAATCCGCAATGCCGGAATACGATGCGGAGAAGCTCAGCGGAATGACGATTTCAAAAACTGAGCTTGAAGCCCTGATAAAAGAGCTTGCGTGCAGAACGTTTGACGAGCGCAGGGCAATGCCGGGAATGAATCCGGCAAGAGCGGATATAGTGCTTGCCGGAGCCTGCGCGGCTTCAGCGATAATGGAAATAACCGAAAGCCGTTCGCTGACGCTCAGCCTGCGCGGTTTAAGACACGCGCTGCTTGCGGAGATGCTGTCGCGATGACGGGTAAACTTGCGGTCTATGAACAGGCTGCCTGCTGTATCACCGGAATTTGCGGAGCAAAGGCGAATCCCGAGCTGCTGCGTATGTCTTCCGTGTACGAAACGCTGAAAGCAAAGGGAATTGAAATGGAAATATACAATCTTTCGCGGAGTCCCAAAGCCTTTGCCGAGAACAAGCAGGTCATCGCGTATCTGAAAAAGCACGGAGAAAAGGCTCTGCCTGTCTGCACGCTGGACGGAGAAATAGCGGTTGAGGGGCGGTATCCGACTAACAGCGAGATTATTGAAGCGCTTGGACTTGAAAAAACGGCACTTGACGAACTGCTTCCGCCGGGGAGACTGCTTTGCGAGAGGTGAAATTAAGATGAAAATTAAAGCTTGTGTAAAATTTATGCTGCCTGTATTGCTTCTTGTCTTTTGCATCGCGCCCTGCCGCGCGGCGGTTATTGCCGTAAACGCGGGGCATCAGGCGAAGTCCGATTTGGAAAAAGAACCTATCGGGCCCGGCTCAACAATACTGAAATATAAGGTTTCCTGCGGCCCGCGCGGTGTCGCAAGCGGTATGCCCGAGCATGAGCTCAATCTGCTGAATGCCGTGCTGCTTGAAAAAGAGCTTGCGAAGCGCGGACATAAGGTTATTATGGTCAGACAAAGCAGCGACGTCAATATAAGCAACAGGGAACGTGCCGCGTTTGCGCTGGAAAACGGGGCGGAGCTGATAATAAACCTTCACGCGAACGCCCGTGGGGCAAGACAGCCGAAGGATACGCACGGCGCCATGACGCTTTGCAGAAGCGCGCGCAACAGCTTTAATCCCGCTCTGTACCCTAAGGAAAGAAAACTTGCCGAAGCGGTGCAGAAAGGGCTTTGCAAAGCAACGGGGGCGAAAAATCTCGGCATAGTGGAAACGGACGTTATGACAGGGATAAACTGGAGCAGCGTTCCGTCGGTGATAGTCGAGGTCGGCTATATGACGAACGAAACGGAGGATATGCTGCTTCAGGACGAAAAATACCGAGCCAAAGCCGCCTTTGGCATAGCGGAAGGAATAGAAAATTACCTGCGGAGCAGGTAATTTTTTTTGCCCTGACGCAGATTACATGTTGATTGAAGCATTAAAAAGATAATAAAATCGTTGATTTATGCTGACTATATTTTTGCGGAAAACTTTTGCGTCCTCTGCTATAATATTGGCAGCTCAAAACAAATACGGGGTGACAACGATGGATTTCTCAAAGGAATACAGGAAAAAACTGACGACTGCCTCTAAAGCGGCAGCCTGCATAAAATCAGGCATGTGGGTTGATTACGGCTGGACGACAGGAATTCCGTGCGCGGTTGACGCCGAGCTTGCGAAACGCCTTCCGAAGCTGCACAACGTTAATTTCCGCGGTGGTATTCTGCTTTGGGAACCTGAAATTTTCAAAATAGAAGATCCCGCAGCGCACATGACGTGGAATTCATGGCACATGACAGGCTTTGCAAGAAAAAGGATCCCCGATGGTTTTGTTTTTTATGCGCCGGTAAGATATTCCGAGCTTCCGCGGTATTACAGGGACAGCCTGCATTCGGACGTTGCTGTTTTTCAGGTTGCGCCTATGGACGGCAAGGGTTATTTCAATTTCGGTCCCAACGCTTCGCACATGGCGGCAGTCTGCGAAACGGCGGACAAAATTATTGTTGAGGTGAACAAAAATATGCCGCGCTGTCTCGGCGGTTTCGGAACCGAGATACATATATCGGACGTTGACATGATTGTTGAAGGGGACAATCCCGAAATCGGCATAATGCCCGCCGCTCCGGCGACGGACGTTGACAGAAAGGTCGCGGAGCTTATCGTTGCGGAGATTCCGGACGGGGCATGCCTGCAGCTTGGAATAGGCGGAATGCCGAACGCGGTCGGAAGCCTTATCGCCCGGTCTGACCTTAAGGAGCTCGGTGTTCATACCGAAATGTACGTTGACGCGTATCTTGAAATGGCAAAGGCGGGCAAGATTACAGGCACGCATAAGGCGCTGGATAAAGGCCGCCAGGTGTACACTTTTGCCGCGGGCAGCAGCGAACTGTACGAATATATAAACGAAAATCCGCAGTGCATGTGCGCTCCCGTTGATTACGTCAATGATATACGCACTATTGCGCAGCTCGACAACTTTATATCCATAAACAATACGGTAGATCTCGACCTTTTCGGACAGATCAGCGCCGAAAGCGCCGGAACGAGACACATCAGCGGAGCTGGCGGGCAGCTTGATTTTGTTCTCGGAGCGTATCTTTCAAAGGGCGGAAAAAGCTTTATATGCTGTTCTTCCTCATTCAAAATGAAAGACGGTACAACGAAATCACGCATTGTTCCTACGCTCAGCCAGGGCTCAATAGTAACGGATACGCGCGCCAATACAAACTACGTCGTTACCGAGTACGGCATTGTAAATCTTAAGGGAAAATCAACCTGGGAACGCGCGGAGGCTCTTGTTTCAATCGCGCATCCCGATTTCAGGGAAGAGCTGATTGCCGCTGCGGAGAAGCTGCATATCTGGAAGCGGAGCAATAAAAGATAGTGTGCAATTAAATTAGCGTTTTGACCAGACATACACGGCGATAACTGCGCAAAGAGTGCCTGCGGCGAGACCGCCTGCAAGAATCAGAGGCTGCGGAACTCCGGCGGCATAGTTGAACATCGCGCCGAGCGCCCAGCCGTAGAACAGTATTGTTGAGAGTGAAAGAAGCATCACAATAAGCCTTTTGTTCATGCGCTAATTGTACACCGCCGTCCGGAATTGTCAAAATTTTATGAAACAGCGCGGAGGTATCTTTGTGGCAGACAGCGAAGTTCTGAGAGCCGAAAAATTTGCGGCGCGGTATTTCGAAACGAAAGCGGTGCGCTTCAGCAGAGCGGAAGACGCACTGTTGGCCGTACTTTCCGCTTTGGATTTGCCTTGCGGCAGCGAGATAGTCGTTTCCGCAAATCTCTGTACGGATATTTCAGATTTTGCGCGAAGCAGAGGACTTAAGCTTGTATTCAGCGGCTTGTGCCCCTGCAGCTTTGCCCCATCGCAGGAAGATGTTGCTTCAAAGCTTACGGAGAGGACAAAGGCTGTTGTCGTTTCACACAGCTTTGGTAGACTGAGCAGTTTTGAGGAGCTTGCCGAGAAGCTGAAACAGAAGAATATCCCTCTCATAGAGGAATGTGCCGGCTGCACAGGTTCAGTATATTTTTCGGACGAAAAAATCCTGCGCCCCGGTGCGTCGGGAATCGGCTGTATCATTGAACCTGAATTTGCCCTTATATGCTGTCAGGATGAAGCGTTTGCCGAAAAACTTCCGTTGTCAGACAGTATTTCCGCGGCAAATTTCATGTGCCGGCAGCCTGATTTTGAAAGAGTGAACGGCAGACGCAGACTTGCCGTTTCCAAATACCGCCTGCTGATACATGAAAAAGCCCTGCTTCCGTTTGTGTCGTTTCCGCAGTTTGGCGGCGCATCGTTTGCTTCGGCTTCCGTCTGCCCGCTGTGCGTGAAGGACAGGGACGCGCTGAAAGAATATCTTGAATCGCAGTCAATCAGTTGCGGAACTCTGCCTTACGCTTTTGAAAATACAGGCTGTCCTGTTTTTGAAAAGCTGAAAAACGAACTGCTTCTGCTTCCCGCAGAAATGGAAATTTCCGAAGCGGAGCAGGAAGAAATTGTTTCGCGCATTAAGTATTTTTACCGAGACAAAAACCATAATCTGCAGTAAAATTATTTTGCTTGAAAAAATAAATTCGGAGGTGTCAGACTTGTTTTATTACGATCCTACAATGATTCTTCTTATTCCGGCACTGTTGTTTTCCTTATGGGCGCAGTTCAAGGTAAAATCCGCGTTTGCGGAATATTCAGGCGCTGCGTCTTCCCGCGGTGTAACTTCGGACGATGCGGCGAGGGCGATTCTTGACGCCAACGGTCTGCGGAATGTCAGAATAGAGCATATAGCAGGCGAGCTTACCGACCACTACGACCCTCGCGCAAAGGTTCTCCGTCTGTCGCAGAGTGTTGCGGGCAGCACAAGCATAGCGGCTATAGGGGTTGCGGCTCATGAATGCGGACACGCGGTTCAGGACGCTGTGGGTTATGCCCCGCTGAAAATAAGAAACAGCATAGTTCCGGTTGTCAATATCTGCTCAACGCTTTCAATGCCGCTGTTTTTCATAGGCTTTTTGTTCAATTATCTTGCGCTGATAGACCTCGGAATACTGTTTTTCTGCGGTGTGCTTGTTTTTCACGCGATTACGCTTCCTGTCGAGTTTGACGCAAGCGGCAGGGCTTTGAAGATTCTTTCCGGCAACGGTTTTTTGAACGGGGCTGAAATTTCAGGGGCAAAAAAGGTGCTGACAGCTGCTGCCCTTACCTACGTTTCGGCGATGGTTATGTCCGCGCTGCAGCTTCTCAGACTTATTTTGCTCAGAAATCAGCGGAGAGATTAAAAAAATTGCAAAAATAGTGTACAATTAACGGGAACGGCACGGCTGTTCCCGTTTTAGTCCGCGTACAGGAGGCAGAGGCAATGAGAGGCATAGAAGCTGCACTTCATGTCTGTATGGATGCAAGCTCGGGAACGTTTGCATCGGAAGCTTTAAGAAAACTTTATCCGGAAATAAATTCGGGCGACAGGGACGTCGCCGCGCTTCTTGTCTACTGCACTCTGAGAAGGCAGGGCTTGTGGAAGCATCTTATGCTCAAATATTGCCGGCGCAATGCAAGGGCGCTTTCGTTCAGAACGCAGACCGCTCTTATGATCGGTATCGCCGGACTTGTCGAGCTTAAACATTTTGCCGCGCCGGTTCTTATCAACGCGGTTTTGCAGGCAGTTAAGGCAAGCGGAAGAGACAGCGACGTACAGGACGTTAAGACTGTCCACGCTGTACTGCGTTCCGTTTCAGAGGAAGCTCCGGAATATCTTGAAACGCTGAAAAAAGCGGCTTCCGTGAGCGATCAGGCGCTTTACTGGGGCGTTCCGGGCTGGGCTGCGGCGCAATGGGCAAAAGAACGGCAGATTGCCGAAGCCAAAAAGCTTATAAAAGCCATGGGCATGAAAACCTATCTGTCGCTCAGGCTCAGAAGCGATGTTGACCGTGAAGTGTGGATAAAGGAATACGGAGAAAAATGCGGGAAGAAAGCATGGGCGTCGGATTTGCTTGCCAATTCCGTGCGTACCGCGTCAACGGATTATCCTCCGTCTCTCCCGGGCTACAGCGAAGGAAAAGTTTCGCCGCAGACAGAGTCGTCCATGTTTGTTGTCAATTTGCTTGCCGGACGTTACAAGGACGGCGCCATTCTTGACATGTGCAGCGGAAGGGGAGTTAAAACGCGCCAGCTGATTGATATGTTCCCGCTTGCGCAGATAGAGGCGTGGGACATTTCCCCCGCTAAAATACAGACCGCGAAGCTTGAACTGATGAAACTTCATGCAGGCAGCCGCGTTCAGCTGCGCATCGGAGACGCGCTTAAACTGAAGCCGAAAACAGCGCCATCGCTTGTACTGCTTGATGCCCCCTGTTCAGGTTCCGGAACGTGGGGAAGACATCCGGAGGGCAAATGGCGGATGAAGCCTGAAGATGTCGATGAGAGCGCAAAACTGCAGAAAATGCTGCTTGAGCGTGCCGCAGACATTGTGCAGCCAGGCGGAATTGTTGCGTACATGACCTGCTCAAGCTTCAGAAAAGAAAATGAAGAGGTAGTGGCGGACCTGTTGTCAAAGAGAAAAGATATTGTGGAGCTGCCTGTAAAAACAGAACATAAATTCATGCAGAAAGGCAGACCGTACGGTGTGGTAATAAATCCCGTCCAGCCTTGGACGGACGGATTTTACGCCGCGCTGCTTTTGAAACGCAGACAGGAGGGAAACAATGCGTAATTTTCGCCGCTGGATTATAATATTTGCGCTTCTGATGATTGCCGGCTGCGGCTTTGTTATGTTCCGTTCCATATTCGGAGGAAGCGGGGACAAGGTCATTGTCCCGCAACTTGACGGTATGCAGGCGGAAGAAGCCGTAAACGCTCTTCAAAGACTCGGATTGTCTGCAAACATTGAAGAAACCGGCTCGGACGAAAATGCCGGTACTGTTGTTTCTCAAAGCATCAAGGCAGGGAAAAAAGTTAAGACAGACAAAACTGTGCTGCTTAAAGTAAGCGGCGGAAGTATGCTCTGCGCCGTTCCCGATGTGCGTTTTATGGGAAAGGAAGAAGCAGTCCGCAAACTGGAGGACGCAGGTTTTAAAGCTGGCAGAATAATACAGGTCAGTGAACCGGACAAAAATGACGGTACGGTACTGGCGCAAAATCCTTCCGCAGGTCAGAAATACGCGGCAGGCGGCGGCATTGAACTGCTTGTAAGCACCGGCGGCGCGTCGGAAGACGGCTTTACGCAGGTGCCTGACTTAAGAGGCAGGACACCGGAAGAAGCAGCGGAACTTTTGACTAAAAGCGGACTGCAGCTTGGTGATACCATAAAAACCGTTTCTTCGTCAAAGGAAGGCACGGTTGTGGGAACAAGACCGAACATAGGAACAAGAGTTAAGACAGGGGATACTGTGTCTTTGCTGCTTGCCTCCGCTGAGGAGAACAAAACAGAACAGGCGGAAAACGGTACAGCATCGGGGAATGAAATTGTCAAGACGGTAAAGGTTACGGAAAAGGAGCAGCCAAAGAAAGAGGCGGAGAACAAGACAGAGCAGCAGAAAGCCGCCGCTGTCAAAGCCGGAAAACAGCCTGAGGCTGCAAAAAAGGCTGACAATGCTAAAGAGAAGAAAGCAGAAACAAAAACAGAGGTTTCCGCTGCACAGCTGAAACCCGAGAAGAGTGTGCAGCCTGTCGCAGCCAAAAACGCTACGGACAAAACCGGCACGGCGCAGCCGGCAGCAAAAACGGCAGACGTGCAGACGAAAAAAGAAGAAGTGAAGAAAGAAGAAGCGAAAAAGAAAGAAATTAAAGAAGAAGTCAAATCAGCAGCTGACGATACGGAGATTTCGGCGCCGTCCAAAACTGCGAAAGTGCGTTACGTGGTTCCGCCGCTGATCTCCCCGCTCAGTCTTAAAATTACGGTGCAGGACGCGGATGGCGTGCGCGTGCTAAAAGACGTTACGGCAAACGGAGGAGAAACATTCTCCGTGCCTGTGAAATACAAGAACGAAGCAACAGTATCCATTATGCTTGGCGGTGAAAAGGTATGGCAGGAGCGTTACAAGTAAAGCTAAAAGGCGGTGAAAAGCTGCTGGTCGCACCTTCGCTTCTTTCGGCTGATATCCTGAATCTTGAAAACAGCATAGCTGAACTTGACGGTGCGTATGACTGGCTGCATTTGGACGTTATGGACGGACATTTTGTACCGAATCTTTCTTACGGACCTTCTCTGCTGAAAGCGCTGCGCAAG containing:
- a CDS encoding PASTA domain-containing protein yields the protein MRNFRRWIIIFALLMIAGCGFVMFRSIFGGSGDKVIVPQLDGMQAEEAVNALQRLGLSANIEETGSDENAGTVVSQSIKAGKKVKTDKTVLLKVSGGSMLCAVPDVRFMGKEEAVRKLEDAGFKAGRIIQVSEPDKNDGTVLAQNPSAGQKYAAGGGIELLVSTGGASEDGFTQVPDLRGRTPEEAAELLTKSGLQLGDTIKTVSSSKEGTVVGTRPNIGTRVKTGDTVSLLLASAEENKTEQAENGTASGNEIVKTVKVTEKEQPKKEAENKTEQQKAAAVKAGKQPEAAKKADNAKEKKAETKTEVSAAQLKPEKSVQPVAAKNATDKTGTAQPAAKTADVQTKKEEVKKEEAKKKEIKEEVKSAADDTEISAPSKTAKVRYVVPPLISPLSLKITVQDADGVRVLKDVTANGGETFSVPVKYKNEATVSIMLGGEKVWQERYK